The following coding sequences lie in one Drosophila sulfurigaster albostrigata strain 15112-1811.04 chromosome 2R, ASM2355843v2, whole genome shotgun sequence genomic window:
- the LOC133836969 gene encoding mitochondrial import inner membrane translocase subunit Tim16, with product MAKYIAQIIVLGGQAIGRAFAKALKQEIAASQEAAKRAGGGRQGDKSAESNLRTGMTLEEAKQILNVEDLKSADCITKNYEHLFNVNERSKGGSFYIQSKVFRAKERLDQELNAQQQNQKPKAEEQQAAEEAPQSRARQRR from the exons ATGGCAAAGTATATCGCACAAATTATTGTGCTCGGTGGACAAGCCATCGGACGAGCGTTTGCCAAGGCCCTAAAGCAAGAGATTGCCGCTTCACAGGAGGCCGCCAAACGAGCCGGTGGAGGTAGACAAGGAGACAAGAGTGCAGAGTCTAACTTACGCACGG GTATGACGCTGGAGGAGGCCAAACAAATACTAAACGTGGAAGACCTGAAAAGTGCAGACTGCATTACGAAGAACTACGAACATTTGTTTAACGTTAACGAACGCAGTAAAGGAGGCTCATTTTACATACAATCTAAAGTCTTCAGAGCCAAGGAACGTCTGGATCAAGAACTTAatgcgcaacaacaaaatcaaaagccAAAGGCTGAAGAACAACAGGCGGCAGAGGAAGCGCCTCAGAGCAGGGCAAGGCAACGGCGTTGA
- the LOC133836968 gene encoding LOW QUALITY PROTEIN: F-box/LRR-repeat protein 7 (The sequence of the model RefSeq protein was modified relative to this genomic sequence to represent the inferred CDS: deleted 1 base in 1 codon), with product MSHKTSTRRASELECPLASLGRNSNAVRDQLAAAHYHHPHPLSSSPLDPQAYKMSRKSPNLSLNVNDTVASGELYPLDSRSSTPHSDQQTPSTAAAAAAATTAAVLHMVQQKAATFELRGRHTRHEPSSYGAHSTASVGRHAQSKKSPELQTLPAPATRTTVPVPQPRNFLTLDWLHGNSADTEDSSDNNAGGAANGRRRAQAQSGRCSVPTVLGNGNSAQYLLDKKMESLYLGNALRALPLGAEASQYQNERYYLEDYSSGSGNERLPERLHHPRNSSPSETSGSDRYLLNRSTNSPANAFQLDHHHTKVQSLSDGLCNMGRFSPSLDQGYATLVSPSPTGHHPSSTSGLVVGGNSNSKNSNSSSVVGGGVIASSTPATTPRRGLTSNVTVGATAIGPPPWNRKGPFRCGPYFERLPDEAVVRIFSWLDSCELCNVARVCRRFEQLAWRPVLWKCITLRGEHLNGDKTLKMIFRQLCGQSCNGACPEVERVMLADGCRISDKGLQLLTRRCPELTHLQLQTCVGVSNQALVEALTKCSNLQHLDVTGCSQVSSISPNPHMEPPRRLLLQYLDLTDCMAIDDMGLKIVVKNCPQLVYLYLRRCIQITDAGLKFVPSFCVSLKELSVSDCVNITDFGLYELAKLGAALRYLSVAKCERVSDAGLKVIARRCYKLRYLNARGCEAVSDDSITVLARSCPRLRALDIGKCDVSDAGLRALAESCPNLKKLSLRNCDMITDRGVQCIAYYCRGLQQLNIQDCQISIEGYRAVKKYCKRCIIEHTNPGFC from the exons ATGTCACACAAGACGAGCACCAGACGAGCCTCAGAGCTGGAGTGTCCGCTGGCATCGCTGGGACGCAACAGCAACGCTGTGCGGGATCAGCTGGCGGCAGCGCATTACCATCATCCGCATCCATTGAGCTCCAGCCCCCTCGATCCGCAGGCGTACAAAATGTCCCGAAAGTCGCCCAATCTTAGCCTCAATGTGAACGACACCGTTGCCAGTGGCGAACTGTATCCGCTGGACTCTCGCAGCTCGACGCCACACAGCGATCAGCAGACGCCTtcaacagccgcagcagcagcggcagcgactaCGGCAGCTGTGTTGCACATGGTGCAGCAGAAGGCTGCCACATTCGAGCTACGGGGGCGACACACGCGGCACGAACCGTCCAGCTATGGGGCACACTCCACAGCCTCCGTGGGTCGCCACGCCCAGTCGAAGAAGTCCCCCGAACTGCAGACGCTGCCTGCGCCTGCGACGAGGACAACGGTGCCAGTGCCACAGCCGCGCAACTTCCTCACTCTGGACTGGCTGCACGGCAACAGCGCCGACACCGAAGACTCCAGCGACAACAATGCTGGAGGCGCTGCCAATGGACGGCGAAGAGCTCAAGCCCAGAGCGGACGTTGCAGCGTACCCACTGTGCTGGGCAATGGCAATAGTGCTCAGTATCTGCTCGACAAGAAGATGGAGTCACTCTACCTGGGCAATGCGCTGCGTGCTCTGCCTCTCGGCGCCGAGGCGAGTCAGTATCAGAACGAAAGATACTACCTGGAGGACTACAGCAGTGGGAGCGGGAATGAGAGACTTCCAG AGCGCTTGCATCATCCCCGCAATTCAAGTCCCAGTGAGACGAGTGGCTCGGATCGCTATCTACTGAATCGCAGCACCAACTCGCCCGCCAATGCTTTCCAGCTGGATCACCACCACACCAAAGTGCAAAGCCTCTCCGACGGCCTGTGCAACATGGGTCGCTTTTCGCCCAGCCTCGACCAGGGCTACGCCACTCTTGTGTCGCCATCGCCAACTGGCCACCACCCGAGCAGCACAAGCGGACTTGTGGtaggcggcaacagcaacagcaagaacagcaacagcagcagcgttgtTGGCGGTGGCGTCATTGCCAGCAGCACTCCAGCGACGACGCCGCGTCGCGGATTGACCAGCAATGTCACAGTGGGTGCCACGGCAATTGGTCCGCCACCCTGGAACCGCAAGGGTCCCTTTCGCTGTGGTCCCTACTTCGAGCGGCTGCCCGATGAGGCCGTCGTGCGCATCTTCAGCTGGCTGGACAGCTGCGAGTTGTGCAACGTGGCGCGAGTCTGTCGCAGGTTTGAGCAACTCGCCTGGCGACCCGTGCTCTGGAAGTGCATCACGTTGCGAGGCGAACATTTGAATGGCGACAAGACGTTGAAGATGATATTCAGGCAACTGTGCGGCCAGAGCTGCAATGGCGCCTGCCCGGAAGTGGAACGTGTTATGCTCGCCGATGGTTGTCGCATCTCCGACAAGGGGCTGCAATTGCTCACTCGTCGCTGTCCCGAGCTGACgcatctgcagctgcagacTTGTGTGGGCGTCTCCAATCAGGCTCTGGTCGAGGCGCTGACCAAGTGCAGCAATCTGCAGCATCTGGACGTAACCG GCTGCAGTCAAGTGAGCAGCATTAGTCCAAATCCACATATGGAGCCACCGCgtcgtttgctgctgcaatatCTCGATCTGACCGATTGCATGGCCATTGATGACATGGGCCTCAAGATTGTCGTCAAGAACTGTCCACAGCtggtgtatctgtatctgcgaCGCTGCATACAAATTACAG ATGCGGGTCTGAAGTTCGTGCCCAGCTTTTGTGTGTCGCTCAAGGAGCTAAGCGTCTCCGACTGCGTCAACATAACTGACTTTGGCCTCTACGAGCTGGCGAAATTGGGCGCCGCTCTGCGCTATCTCTCCGTTGCCAAATGTGAGCGAGTTTCTGATGCGGGCCTCAAGGTGATTGCACGACGCTGCTACAAGCTGCGTTATCTGAATGCTCGCGGTTGCGAGGCCGTCAGTGATGATTCCATCACAGTCCTGGCACGCTCCTGTCCTCGTCTACGCGCCTTGGACATTGGCAAGTGCGATGTGAGCGATGCAGGACTTCGGGCACTGGCCGAAAGTTGTCCCAACCTTAAGAAGCTTAGCCTACGCAATTGTGATATGATTACGGATCGTGGCGTGCAGTGCATAGCATACTATTGTCGTGGCCTCCAGCAGCTGAACATACAGGACTGCCAGATATCCATTGAAGGCTATAGAGCGGtg aaaaaatactgcaagCGCTGCATCATCGAGCACACAAATCCGGGCTTCTGTTGA
- the LOC133838512 gene encoding kappaPI-actitoxin-Avd3a-like: MLLKFASVLLIVLVFINMSQSKSLDDVCSLPNDMGPCRARFVRWYYDRKTKSCEEFYYGGCHGNDNNFKTLRDCKKTCG; encoded by the exons ATGTTGTTGAAGTTTGCAAGTGTATTGTTGATCGTTTTAGTGTTCATCAACATGAGTCAGAGCAAATCTT TGGATGACGTTTGCTCGCTTCCTAATGATATGGGTCCTTGCAGAGCAAGATTTGTTCGTTGGTATTACGATAGAAAGACAAAATCATGCGAGGAGTTCTATTACGGTGGATGTCACggaaatgataataatttcaaGACTCTGCGTGATTGCAAAAAGACATGTGGTTGA
- the LOC133838513 gene encoding kappaPI-actitoxin-Avd3b, whose protein sequence is MLMKTTIGLLIVAVLFVHQNAACVDICKLPLDLGRGRGYFPSWFYNSTAGECEPFIFGGGLGNANRFRRLEECQNRCP, encoded by the exons ATGTTAATGAAGACAACAATTGGATTATTAATCGTGGCTGTGCTGTTTGTGCACCAGAACGCTGCTTGTG tTGACATTTGCAAGCTGCCCTTAGACCTGGGGCGTGGCAGAGGATACTTTCCAAGTTGGTTTTATAACTCCACAGCAGGAGAGTGCGAACCTTTCATATTCGGTGGTGGCCTAGGCAATGCAAACAGGTTCAGAAGACTAGAAGAGTGTCAAAATAGATGTCCCTAa